A window of Methanolobus sediminis contains these coding sequences:
- a CDS encoding 30S ribosomal protein S3ae has protein sequence MARKVQRKLDKWKSKTWYNVETPEFISRTNIGVTPAEEPEQLIGRVVETTVGEIANDFTKHNTKLRLEINNVSGDIANTRFLGHEITTDYLRSIVKRQTSRIDANLDVTTKDGYVIRVKPICFTVKRARSSQIKGIREVMVKIVKERAAELNFEQFIEEAIMGKLSANIYRNAKSIYPLRRVEIRKTEVKSVPAKQ, from the coding sequence TTGGCAAGGAAAGTGCAGAGAAAGTTAGACAAATGGAAGTCAAAGACATGGTACAACGTAGAAACACCGGAATTCATCAGCAGGACAAACATTGGCGTTACACCTGCAGAAGAGCCTGAACAGCTCATCGGTCGTGTCGTTGAGACCACAGTCGGCGAAATTGCTAACGATTTCACAAAGCATAACACAAAGCTCAGACTCGAGATCAACAATGTCAGTGGTGACATTGCAAACACAAGATTCCTCGGTCACGAGATCACAACAGATTACCTTCGCTCAATTGTAAAGCGTCAGACCTCAAGGATCGACGCAAACCTTGACGTAACAACAAAGGACGGATACGTCATCAGAGTAAAACCAATATGCTTCACCGTAAAGAGAGCAAGATCAAGCCAGATCAAAGGCATCAGGGAAGTAATGGTCAAGATCGTCAAGGAACGTGCAGCAGAGCTTAACTTCGAGCAGTTCATCGAAGAAGCTATCATGGGCAAGCTTTCCGCAAACATCTACAGGAACGCAAAGTCCATCTACCCACTCAGAAGGGTAGAGATCAGAAAGACAGAAGTCAAATCTGTCCCTGCAAAGCAGTAA
- a CDS encoding YbgA family protein codes for MESLPKCSFSRPKIVISRCLGFDNCRYDGQIVQFPLAEAMKPFVEFIDVCPEYDIGLGIPREPILIVEDIDGSNRKLIQPATGLDLTDKMKSFSRFYLEKLDDFDGFILKSKSPSCGIGTTKVFPDAEADEYTHHEGNGFFAETVLHDYSEIPVIDEEQIKDPIKRDYFLTRVFVLASFRDASVSCKLHSLVRFHTDNKLLFMAYNKQIITAMGNIVANRENLPAEKVYEDYTGLLMQILSEAPQSGPVINAFMHAFGYFSRHLSAAEKFGFMQQLQKLRTDDSVIFELRKWFMLMADTYNVEYLSKQTLFCPYPPELSV; via the coding sequence ATGGAATCTCTTCCCAAATGCAGTTTTTCACGCCCAAAAATTGTTATCAGCAGATGTCTCGGTTTTGATAATTGCCGATATGATGGGCAAATTGTTCAATTTCCTTTAGCAGAAGCCATGAAACCATTTGTTGAATTTATTGATGTGTGTCCGGAGTACGATATTGGCCTCGGGATTCCTAGAGAACCTATACTCATTGTTGAGGATATTGACGGCAGTAACAGGAAACTGATACAACCTGCAACAGGACTTGATCTTACTGATAAAATGAAATCATTTTCCCGCTTTTATCTTGAAAAACTGGATGATTTTGATGGTTTCATCCTCAAATCAAAATCTCCTTCATGCGGTATAGGTACTACTAAAGTATTTCCTGATGCAGAGGCAGATGAATATACCCATCATGAAGGTAATGGATTCTTTGCAGAAACGGTGCTTCATGATTACTCAGAAATCCCTGTCATAGACGAGGAACAGATAAAAGACCCGATAAAGAGAGATTATTTTCTGACACGGGTATTTGTACTTGCATCTTTCAGGGATGCATCTGTTTCATGCAAACTTCATTCACTGGTACGGTTCCATACTGATAATAAGCTGCTTTTCATGGCTTATAATAAACAGATAATAACTGCTATGGGAAACATAGTTGCCAACCGGGAGAATCTACCGGCTGAAAAAGTGTATGAGGATTACACCGGACTTTTAATGCAGATACTATCAGAAGCTCCACAAAGTGGCCCTGTTATCAATGCTTTTATGCATGCCTTCGGTTATTTTTCAAGACATCTCAGTGCCGCTGAGAAATTCGGATTCATGCAGCAGTTGCAAAAGTTGCGGACAGATGACTCCGTGATATTTGAATTAAGAAAATGGTTCATGTTAATGGCAGATACATATAATGTGGAGTATCTTTCAAAGCAGACACTTTTCTGCCCGTATCCACCGGAGTTATCTGTTTAG
- a CDS encoding RimK/LysX family protein, whose product MKINDLKAILKFSSREEAIFGRFDIPKDAFYPMILSLKVGGAWSYSTDDLKSISVMKVFTDYDKESKTGHTIEEVWLLLNPEWISKEGIVHRLEKCGGKDERSLVTRPYSVTLKAERIIVASISTAKKKIFVKESTEKTVSFSGPSAFYAAHEMEHLEHVEIEGLPMWAFEYEEVKD is encoded by the coding sequence ATGAAGATCAATGACCTTAAAGCCATCCTGAAATTCAGTTCAAGAGAGGAAGCCATATTTGGAAGATTCGACATTCCTAAGGATGCATTCTATCCCATGATCCTCTCACTGAAAGTTGGAGGTGCATGGAGCTATTCCACAGATGACCTGAAAAGCATCTCTGTGATGAAAGTCTTCACGGATTACGATAAAGAGAGTAAAACAGGTCATACTATTGAAGAAGTCTGGTTGTTACTGAATCCTGAGTGGATATCAAAGGAAGGAATTGTTCACAGGCTGGAAAAATGTGGTGGGAAAGATGAACGTTCTCTTGTTACTAGACCATATTCAGTTACACTCAAGGCTGAAAGAATAATAGTTGCCTCAATCAGCACTGCAAAAAAGAAGATCTTCGTAAAAGAATCAACTGAAAAAACAGTATCATTCTCCGGTCCTTCTGCATTCTATGCTGCACATGAGATGGAACATCTGGAACATGTGGAAATAGAAGGACTTCCCATGTGGGCTTTTGAATATGAAGAAGTAAAGGACTGA
- a CDS encoding tetratricopeptide repeat protein, giving the protein MGMLDDVKSKKKQKAAENWIKMGDSAKTIEKQVEYYTKSLDIDPYSAEAWFKKGQALEKMGRFEEAKKSFDLAIEVDPDYQGLIGGSYKPSADVPSSLLVEEDLNEVEPPESVIEEELMEEEFIYEPETIDAEEPSDEGISSYRPPVGDESIFSNMISNNDSDNEPSYSDEDHVEEQEEFIEEIDTEPEIFAAHDSEYESREEPEEIVFGGSSISSSEPTEDNVISGSPSVAERDEPSVLSSPEPMEEREDTFSSPSSTAPEEPVSSNTADENIIGRSKPKSIWSPSASTSASTPASTPASTPVTASVPPTSEAPKRQTSGYEAPSGSIAVSKPVAISGADLVDIRIPLNETLKFWAVGVVAMLIVLILSRIL; this is encoded by the coding sequence ATGGGAATGTTAGATGACGTAAAATCAAAGAAAAAGCAGAAAGCTGCTGAGAACTGGATTAAAATGGGTGATTCAGCCAAAACGATTGAAAAACAGGTTGAATATTACACTAAGTCACTGGATATAGATCCTTACAGTGCTGAAGCATGGTTCAAGAAAGGCCAAGCTCTTGAAAAAATGGGACGCTTTGAAGAAGCCAAAAAAAGCTTTGATCTTGCCATAGAAGTCGACCCGGATTATCAGGGTCTTATCGGAGGTTCCTACAAACCTTCTGCTGATGTTCCTTCCTCTTTATTAGTTGAAGAGGATTTAAATGAGGTAGAACCTCCTGAATCTGTAATTGAAGAAGAACTGATGGAAGAAGAATTCATTTATGAGCCAGAGACCATTGACGCTGAAGAACCTTCAGATGAGGGTATTTCCTCATATAGACCACCTGTTGGTGATGAATCGATATTCAGCAACATGATATCAAATAATGATTCTGATAATGAACCATCATATTCAGATGAAGATCATGTTGAAGAGCAAGAAGAGTTCATCGAAGAAATCGACACAGAACCTGAAATATTTGCTGCACATGATTCAGAATATGAATCCCGTGAAGAACCAGAGGAGATTGTTTTCGGAGGTAGTTCTATTTCTTCATCAGAACCCACTGAAGATAATGTGATCTCAGGTTCTCCATCAGTTGCTGAAAGAGATGAACCATCTGTATTATCATCTCCTGAACCTATGGAAGAAAGGGAGGATACATTCTCATCCCCATCCTCTACAGCACCGGAAGAACCTGTTTCTTCAAATACAGCTGATGAGAATATCATAGGAAGATCCAAGCCTAAATCAATATGGTCTCCATCTGCAAGCACTTCGGCAAGCACTCCGGCAAGCACTCCAGCAAGCACTCCAGTAACCGCTTCAGTTCCTCCAACGTCAGAAGCACCAAAAAGACAAACATCAGGATATGAAGCACCTTCCGGCAGTATAGCAGTTTCTAAACCAGTTGCAATTTCAGGAGCTGATCTTGTGGACATAAGGATACCATTGAATGAAACTCTCAAGTTCTGGGCAGTCGGCGTTGTGGCAATGCTTATTGTCCTGATTCTCTCCAGGATACTTTGA
- the thiE gene encoding thiamine phosphate synthase — translation MTDKRALLDEIDFYLVTDSGLSRKGTLSDVEKAVAAGCRIVQYREKSISTKDMILEAAQIKTLCGSESIFLVNDRVDVALAVDADGVHIGQDDMPIDTARALLGSNKIIGLTVHNVEEALEAERMGADYIGLSPIFNTSTKKDAGNGIGPESIRAVKDSIKIPIVAIGGINKQNSESVVVSGADSLVAISAVVCSDDVEKETREFIDLIQRIKSLK, via the coding sequence ATGACTGACAAAAGAGCATTGCTGGATGAAATTGATTTTTACCTTGTGACAGATTCCGGTCTGTCCAGAAAAGGTACTCTTTCAGATGTGGAAAAAGCAGTTGCAGCAGGATGCAGAATAGTACAGTATCGTGAAAAGTCCATCAGTACAAAGGACATGATACTTGAAGCGGCACAAATTAAGACACTATGTGGCAGCGAGTCTATTTTCCTTGTAAATGACCGCGTTGATGTTGCTTTAGCCGTTGATGCTGATGGTGTACACATCGGACAGGATGACATGCCAATAGATACTGCAAGAGCACTTCTAGGATCTAACAAAATAATAGGTCTTACAGTTCATAATGTAGAGGAGGCTCTTGAAGCAGAAAGAATGGGTGCAGATTATATTGGTCTCAGTCCTATTTTCAATACTTCTACTAAAAAGGATGCTGGAAATGGCATAGGTCCTGAAAGCATCAGAGCTGTAAAAGATAGTATTAAAATCCCTATTGTTGCTATAGGTGGCATCAATAAGCAAAACAGTGAAAGTGTAGTTGTTAGTGGCGCTGATAGTCTGGTTGCTATTTCTGCTGTTGTATGCAGTGATGATGTAGAAAAAGAAACCAGAGAATTCATTGATCTGATACAAAGGATCAAATCTCTGAAGTAG
- the thiM gene encoding hydroxyethylthiazole kinase, translated as MKNPLESIRESKPLVHHITNWVTIYDCANITRAFGALPIMAHAPEECADMTGISTVFVLNIGTLTTELIDAMILSAKAANEKNMPVVLDAVGVGATKFRDEMAAKILDSVRVDIIKGNYSEIAKLAGENAITRGVEATSIEADPRKVAKEFAKARSCVVVMTGAEDIISDGERTFVVKNGHELMGSIVGTGCMAASIIGSFAGVNSDLCEAAKDALCYFGIAGQLAAEKSAGPGTFKMYLYDEVYNLSDERAQSMMNFEEQ; from the coding sequence ATGAAAAATCCGCTTGAATCTATAAGGGAATCTAAACCGCTGGTACATCACATAACAAACTGGGTAACCATCTATGATTGCGCAAACATCACAAGGGCTTTCGGCGCTCTTCCAATTATGGCTCATGCCCCGGAAGAATGTGCAGACATGACCGGCATTTCCACAGTTTTTGTTCTTAATATCGGAACCCTTACAACAGAACTTATCGATGCAATGATCCTCTCTGCAAAGGCTGCAAATGAGAAGAACATGCCTGTAGTCCTCGATGCAGTAGGAGTCGGTGCGACAAAGTTCCGTGATGAGATGGCTGCAAAAATACTTGATTCCGTTCGTGTGGATATAATCAAAGGAAACTACTCCGAGATTGCAAAACTTGCAGGTGAAAATGCAATTACAAGAGGTGTAGAGGCCACATCAATTGAAGCTGATCCAAGGAAGGTTGCAAAGGAATTTGCAAAAGCCAGGTCATGTGTAGTTGTAATGACAGGTGCTGAAGATATTATCAGTGATGGAGAAAGAACATTCGTTGTCAAGAACGGGCATGAACTGATGGGTTCAATTGTAGGAACAGGCTGCATGGCTGCATCAATAATAGGTTCTTTTGCAGGAGTAAACTCAGACCTCTGTGAAGCTGCAAAAGATGCACTCTGCTATTTCGGAATTGCAGGACAGCTCGCAGCCGAAAAGTCTGCAGGTCCCGGTACCTTTAAGATGTATCTCTATGATGAGGTCTACAACCTTTCCGATGAAAGAGCACAGTCCATGATGAACTTTGAAGAACAATGA
- a CDS encoding fumarylacetoacetate hydrolase family protein, with protein MFGRFRYNDNVFYGEVDGNKVTSMEGSFMECELSELEILPPSNPSKIVCVGLNYHDHAIELGMSVPEEPILFIKPPSAVIGNHGKIMYPKISKHVDYEAELAVVIGKRCRNITYDRACDVIAGFTCFNDVTARDLQQKDGQWTRAKSFDTFAPVGPFVVPVGDFDPENASIVSRVNGEVKQDSNISNLIFDIPYLLEFITGVMTLEVGDIIATGTPPGVGEIHPGDVVEVEIEGIGTLVNEVA; from the coding sequence ATGTTCGGACGATTCAGGTATAACGATAATGTATTTTACGGAGAGGTTGATGGAAATAAAGTTACTTCCATGGAAGGCTCTTTCATGGAGTGCGAACTCTCCGAATTGGAAATACTTCCTCCTTCAAATCCATCAAAGATCGTATGTGTGGGTTTGAACTATCATGACCATGCCATCGAGCTTGGTATGTCTGTTCCCGAAGAACCAATATTGTTTATAAAACCTCCATCAGCTGTTATCGGAAACCACGGAAAGATAATGTACCCGAAAATAAGCAAGCATGTAGATTATGAAGCAGAGCTTGCTGTTGTTATAGGGAAAAGGTGTAGGAATATAACTTATGACCGGGCTTGTGATGTGATCGCAGGTTTTACCTGTTTTAATGATGTGACTGCCCGTGACCTGCAGCAAAAAGACGGTCAATGGACAAGGGCTAAAAGTTTTGATACTTTTGCACCGGTGGGTCCTTTTGTAGTACCTGTTGGAGATTTTGATCCTGAGAACGCTTCTATTGTAAGTCGTGTAAATGGTGAGGTAAAGCAGGATTCTAACATAAGCAACCTGATATTTGATATTCCTTATCTGCTGGAATTCATTACCGGAGTTATGACACTGGAGGTTGGAGATATTATTGCAACAGGAACTCCTCCCGGAGTAGGTGAGATTCATCCCGGAGATGTTGTTGAAGTGGAAATTGAAGGAATAGGAACTTTGGTCAACGAGGTTGCATAA
- a CDS encoding glutamate--tRNA ligase, whose protein sequence is MTLTDDDKKTIEKYALQNAVKYGQAPQIGAVMGRVMGECAHLRPMAKEVGPVIQEILAEVARETPEQWQARLEAIAPELIEELNTKKEPDKGLKALDVEEGQQVVMRFAPNPNGPPTLGSTRGIVVNSEYVKKYGGKFIIRFDDTDPQTKRPMLEAYDWYVDDCKWLGADPDEIVIASDRIPMYYDYARKLIEMGKAYVCFCDGADFKKFKDAKEACPHRDVSPQENLMHWDKMLAGEYEEKSAVLRIKTDITHKDPALRDFGAFRIVKVPHPRPEVDDKYCVWPLLDFEGAIEDHELGMTHIIRGKDLMDSEKRQTYIYNYLGWKYPKTTHWGRVKMHEFGKFSTSLLRKSIEDGEYSGWDDPRLPTLRAMRRRGILPEAIRKFFIEMGVGETDISISMDTLYAENRKLVDPIANRYFFVWDPVEIEITDSEACTVNPSLHPTEDRGCREIEVADKVYICSEDAEKLQVGSKLRLKDLFNLEVTSIEPLQAKHIGDSIESVKKEKMKIIHWAPMDGIPVRVLSPDGEFTGIGEKQVTTELDKIVQFERFGFCRIDSVDSEVVAYYTHK, encoded by the coding sequence ATGACTTTAACTGACGACGATAAAAAGACCATAGAGAAATATGCACTGCAGAATGCTGTAAAATACGGCCAGGCACCACAGATCGGTGCAGTTATGGGTCGTGTGATGGGTGAATGTGCCCACCTGCGTCCAATGGCAAAGGAAGTCGGGCCTGTTATTCAGGAGATCCTTGCAGAAGTTGCTAGGGAAACCCCTGAACAGTGGCAGGCACGTCTAGAGGCTATTGCTCCTGAACTTATTGAGGAACTCAACACAAAGAAGGAACCTGATAAAGGTCTTAAAGCACTTGATGTTGAAGAGGGACAGCAGGTCGTTATGCGTTTTGCACCAAATCCAAATGGCCCTCCAACCCTTGGAAGTACCCGTGGTATCGTTGTCAACTCAGAATATGTGAAGAAATATGGTGGCAAGTTCATCATACGTTTTGATGATACTGACCCTCAGACCAAGCGTCCGATGCTTGAAGCATACGACTGGTATGTGGATGACTGTAAATGGCTTGGTGCTGACCCTGATGAGATTGTCATTGCATCAGACAGAATTCCAATGTATTATGACTATGCCAGAAAGCTCATCGAAATGGGAAAAGCATACGTCTGTTTCTGTGACGGTGCAGATTTCAAGAAATTCAAGGATGCCAAGGAAGCATGTCCTCACAGGGACGTAAGTCCGCAGGAGAACCTTATGCACTGGGACAAGATGCTTGCCGGAGAGTATGAGGAGAAATCCGCTGTCCTGCGTATTAAGACCGATATTACTCACAAGGACCCTGCGCTTCGTGATTTCGGAGCGTTCAGGATCGTCAAGGTCCCTCACCCACGTCCGGAAGTGGATGACAAGTACTGTGTCTGGCCACTTCTTGACTTTGAAGGTGCAATCGAGGACCATGAACTCGGCATGACCCACATCATCAGGGGTAAAGACCTGATGGACAGTGAGAAACGTCAGACATATATCTACAATTATCTCGGTTGGAAATATCCGAAAACAACCCACTGGGGTCGTGTAAAGATGCACGAGTTCGGTAAGTTCAGTACCAGTTTATTACGTAAGTCCATTGAGGATGGCGAATACTCAGGCTGGGACGACCCCCGTCTTCCAACACTCCGTGCAATGCGCAGAAGGGGTATTCTCCCTGAAGCCATTCGCAAGTTCTTCATCGAGATGGGTGTAGGAGAGACAGATATCAGCATTAGTATGGACACACTTTACGCAGAGAACCGTAAGCTTGTTGACCCTATTGCAAACAGGTATTTCTTCGTATGGGACCCTGTTGAGATTGAAATAACAGATTCAGAAGCATGTACAGTAAATCCTTCATTGCATCCGACAGAAGACAGGGGATGCCGTGAGATAGAAGTTGCCGATAAGGTCTACATCTGCAGTGAGGATGCTGAAAAACTACAGGTCGGTTCAAAGCTCAGGCTCAAGGACCTTTTCAATTTAGAGGTCACTTCTATAGAGCCTCTGCAGGCAAAGCATATCGGAGATTCCATTGAGTCAGTGAAAAAGGAAAAGATGAAGATCATCCACTGGGCTCCTATGGACGGAATTCCTGTAAGAGTTTTGTCACCTGACGGAGAGTTTACAGGTATTGGTGAAAAACAGGTTACAACTGAGCTTGATAAGATCGTACAGTTCGAAAGATTCGGGTTCTGTCGCATCGACTCAGTTGACAGTGAAGTTGTGGCTTATTACACACATAAGTAA
- a CDS encoding NADP-dependent oxidoreductase: MKAAQISEYGKDVVKINPDAEMPELSSGNVIVKVHAAGVNPIDWKITEGYLGQALSDNFPLTVGDDFAGTVEEVGEDVTEYTKGDNVYGSGGVRMGGSGAIAEYLVTGVNLISKKPEDASNHEAAALPLTGVSAVDVIYNKIKLEKGQKILIHGGSGGIGSMAIQIAKHLGAYVATTARKDKVQYLKDLGADEIIDYKDEVFEEILKDYDAVFDTVGGDTYKRSFKVLKKGGVIVSMLGQPDTELMNKYQVNALGQFTQTNSDSLKKLAELFDDGAIKVYIDRVFPLDEAAEALKYQRDNSVKGKVVIEIN, from the coding sequence ATGAAAGCCGCTCAGATAAGTGAATACGGAAAAGATGTAGTAAAAATAAACCCAGATGCAGAGATGCCGGAACTTTCATCCGGAAATGTCATTGTGAAAGTACATGCAGCAGGTGTGAACCCCATTGACTGGAAGATAACAGAAGGATATTTGGGTCAGGCACTATCCGATAATTTTCCTTTGACCGTAGGCGATGATTTCGCCGGCACGGTTGAGGAAGTCGGCGAAGATGTAACAGAATATACAAAAGGAGACAATGTATATGGCTCCGGCGGTGTCAGGATGGGAGGTTCAGGAGCCATTGCAGAATACTTAGTTACCGGGGTTAATCTAATATCAAAAAAACCTGAGGATGCAAGCAATCATGAAGCTGCGGCCTTACCTCTTACAGGAGTAAGCGCAGTTGATGTAATTTATAATAAGATTAAGCTGGAAAAAGGCCAGAAAATCCTTATTCATGGTGGTTCCGGTGGAATTGGTTCAATGGCAATCCAGATTGCAAAACATCTGGGAGCATATGTGGCCACAACTGCCAGAAAGGATAAGGTGCAGTATCTTAAAGACCTAGGTGCCGACGAGATCATCGATTACAAAGACGAGGTATTTGAAGAGATACTAAAGGACTATGATGCAGTTTTCGATACGGTAGGCGGAGATACATATAAAAGATCGTTCAAGGTACTGAAAAAAGGTGGTGTGATCGTATCGATGCTCGGGCAGCCGGATACTGAACTGATGAACAAATATCAGGTTAATGCCCTGGGGCAATTCACACAGACCAACAGCGATAGCCTGAAGAAACTGGCAGAACTTTTTGATGATGGGGCGATAAAAGTGTATATTGACAGGGTTTTCCCACTGGATGAAGCGGCAGAAGCTCTAAAATACCAGCGGGACAACAGTGTGAAAGGAAAAGTTGTGATAGAAATAAATTAA
- a CDS encoding DUF1059 domain-containing protein — MKIKMVKCSDVGIDGCNYMAIGDSLDEVEQNMFEHIDTEHKDILDDMTEHQVHHLKHRVSTFLGRSCGCGHHH; from the coding sequence ATGAAAATAAAAATGGTTAAATGCAGTGATGTAGGGATCGATGGCTGTAACTATATGGCAATTGGAGACAGCCTTGATGAAGTTGAGCAGAATATGTTTGAGCATATTGATACTGAACATAAGGACATTCTTGATGATATGACCGAGCATCAGGTTCACCACCTTAAACACAGGGTTTCCACATTCCTCGGGAGAAGCTGTGGCTGTGGCCACCACCATTAA
- a CDS encoding SLC13 family permease — MIIPLVILAVVFFLTAVRQVGNVRLGIWQIMSLGAAAVLLTGQISIASAIKAVNIDVILFLFGMFTIGQALEMSGYLSHLSYRFFKTAGSVDLVVLYILFGMGFASAFLMNDTLAIIGTPVVLLLAKDHHIDPKLLLMSLAFAVTTGSVISPIGNPQNLLIAIESCIPNPFIAFMEHLLLPTAINLLIAYLFLRIAYRKNFTSTVLSHSKQVISDQKLAGLSRTSLALVLLLVCVKILLAITGLTELFDLKLTYIALIASIPILIFSERRKEVLKNTDWHTLIFFVAMFILMESVWDSGFFQNIISSSEIDISTVPMILTISVTLSQLISNVPLVALYIPILLHANASTGDFVALAAGSTISGNLSILGAASNVIIIQNAERRGNISLGFIEFARIGIPLTIVQIFVYWIFIG, encoded by the coding sequence GTGATAATACCATTAGTGATTCTAGCCGTTGTGTTCTTTCTTACAGCCGTAAGACAGGTTGGAAATGTGAGACTTGGCATCTGGCAGATAATGTCACTTGGTGCAGCCGCAGTGCTTCTGACAGGCCAGATCTCAATAGCTTCCGCCATTAAAGCTGTCAATATCGATGTTATACTATTCCTTTTTGGAATGTTCACTATAGGACAGGCTCTTGAAATGAGTGGTTATCTTTCCCACCTTTCGTATCGATTTTTTAAAACCGCAGGTTCCGTTGATCTGGTAGTGCTGTACATCCTTTTTGGAATGGGATTTGCCTCAGCTTTTCTTATGAATGACACACTTGCTATAATCGGAACTCCAGTAGTGCTTTTGCTTGCAAAGGACCATCATATTGATCCAAAACTGCTTCTTATGAGCCTTGCTTTTGCAGTGACAACTGGAAGTGTAATAAGCCCAATAGGTAATCCCCAGAATCTTCTGATAGCAATTGAAAGTTGCATACCGAATCCATTTATTGCATTTATGGAACATCTGCTTCTTCCAACTGCCATTAACCTATTAATTGCATACTTATTCCTGAGAATTGCATATCGGAAGAATTTCACTTCAACTGTGCTGAGCCATTCAAAGCAGGTTATAAGCGATCAGAAACTTGCAGGACTTTCCAGAACTTCACTGGCACTTGTATTGCTCCTTGTTTGTGTAAAGATACTACTGGCAATAACCGGATTGACAGAACTTTTCGACCTGAAACTCACATACATAGCTCTGATAGCTTCAATACCGATTCTCATTTTCAGTGAAAGAAGAAAAGAAGTACTGAAAAATACGGATTGGCACACCCTTATTTTTTTCGTGGCCATGTTCATACTAATGGAAAGTGTATGGGACAGTGGATTCTTCCAGAATATTATCTCTTCATCCGAAATTGACATCAGCACAGTGCCAATGATCCTTACAATAAGTGTAACGCTCAGCCAGTTAATATCCAACGTTCCACTGGTGGCTCTTTATATACCCATACTTTTGCATGCCAATGCCAGCACCGGGGATTTTGTGGCACTTGCAGCAGGAAGTACTATTTCAGGAAACCTGTCAATCCTGGGTGCTGCAAGCAATGTTATCATCATACAGAACGCCGAACGCAGGGGTAATATCTCACTTGGATTCATTGAATTTGCCAGAATTGGAATACCTCTCACCATAGTGCAGATATTTGTTTACTGGATATTTATCGGATGA